Proteins found in one Vallitalea guaymasensis genomic segment:
- the pdxR gene encoding MocR-like pyridoxine biosynthesis transcription factor PdxR produces MIDLVPNLDVTLDKPLYVQLYEYIRNEIIGENIIQNEKLPSIRQLSGSLDISKTTIENAYQQLLVEGYLYSLPQKGYYASAFDKTYVNSKKNETEYVAEQKVKKMVKYDLKNEYVEEMNFDFNLWRKYMNRILNYDYQKLYKSTDVQGEMELRQEIVKYVRRSRGVTADASRVIIGGGVQYLLNILSTLMKKIHIDECAFEDPGFNRAKNIFMHNSFDIIPIPIKDDGIDLKVLKNSNSKLCYVSPSHQFPTGTVMSVDQRIKLLKWASENDGYIIEDDYNSELRYYGKPIPSMQSFDKDGNVIYLGSFSTVLVPSIRISYMILPRKLINLYNESKNRYTQTTSKTEQLALALFMKEGMFEKHIRRLKKNYTKKNQILIQAIKNYMGDKVQIGGMDSGLHMLINVDTKLSEQEIIEKALDREILISGISEYTIVKKIQKSPILILSYKGIEIDNIEKAVESLSKICF; encoded by the coding sequence ATGATTGATTTGGTACCAAATCTGGATGTGACTTTAGATAAACCATTATATGTTCAATTATATGAATACATAAGAAACGAGATAATAGGAGAAAACATTATTCAAAATGAAAAATTACCCTCAATTAGACAGCTATCAGGGAGTCTTGATATAAGTAAAACAACTATTGAAAATGCCTATCAGCAATTACTTGTGGAAGGGTATTTGTATAGTTTGCCCCAAAAAGGATATTATGCAAGTGCATTTGATAAAACTTATGTAAACAGTAAGAAAAATGAAACAGAATACGTTGCAGAACAAAAAGTTAAAAAAATGGTTAAATATGATCTTAAAAACGAGTATGTTGAAGAAATGAACTTTGATTTTAATTTATGGCGAAAATATATGAATCGTATTCTTAATTATGATTACCAAAAACTATATAAATCTACAGATGTGCAAGGTGAGATGGAACTAAGGCAGGAGATTGTAAAATATGTTAGAAGATCAAGAGGTGTAACAGCGGATGCCAGCAGAGTTATCATAGGTGGAGGTGTTCAATACTTATTGAACATACTTAGTACATTAATGAAAAAAATTCATATTGATGAATGTGCTTTTGAAGATCCTGGATTCAATAGAGCCAAAAATATATTTATGCATAACAGTTTTGATATAATACCTATACCTATAAAAGACGATGGAATCGATCTGAAAGTGCTAAAAAATTCTAATTCAAAATTATGCTACGTAAGTCCTTCACATCAATTTCCTACTGGAACGGTCATGTCTGTTGACCAGAGAATAAAACTATTGAAGTGGGCAAGTGAGAATGATGGTTATATAATTGAAGATGATTATAACAGCGAGTTAAGATACTATGGAAAGCCCATACCTTCAATGCAGAGTTTTGATAAAGATGGAAATGTCATATATTTGGGTTCATTCTCTACAGTGCTGGTTCCTTCTATAAGAATAAGTTACATGATTTTACCAAGAAAGTTAATCAACCTATATAATGAGAGTAAAAACAGATATACACAGACAACTTCCAAGACAGAACAGTTGGCTTTAGCACTTTTTATGAAAGAAGGCATGTTTGAGAAACATATCAGGAGACTTAAAAAAAATTATACCAAAAAAAATCAAATATTGATTCAAGCAATAAAAAACTATATGGGAGATAAAGTTCAGATTGGCGGAATGGATTCAGGGTTGCATATGCTGATAAATGTTGATACAAAATTATCTGAACAGGAAATAATAGAAAAAGCATTGGATAGGGAAATTTTGATATCTGGTATTTCAGAATATACTATAGTAAAAAAAATTCAAAAAAGTCCCATATTGATTTTATCATATAAAGGAATAGAGATTGATAATATTGAAAAAGCTGTTGAATCTCTTAGTAAAATTTGTTTCTAA
- a CDS encoding response regulator, producing the protein MRKRALLVNDSRFESLIMKDMLNNLGYDVELADEFDALYEAEQFEPNIVIVNYIMRKTRGDKLIKDIKSTIPDSKCLLSSSNSIRHDKIEDSVDGILHTPLSMFTLKDSLKRVGEEEDIIHFVGKDEISAHIKYCPHCASNLSDFNQSITFCPYCGQIIRQKASNK; encoded by the coding sequence GTGAGAAAAAGAGCACTACTTGTAAATGATTCTAGATTTGAAAGTTTAATAATGAAAGATATGTTAAACAATCTAGGTTATGATGTTGAACTTGCAGATGAATTTGATGCATTATACGAAGCAGAGCAGTTTGAGCCTAATATTGTTATTGTTAATTATATTATGAGGAAAACTCGTGGAGATAAATTAATCAAAGATATTAAATCTACTATACCTGATAGTAAATGTTTGTTATCATCCAGCAATTCAATCAGACATGATAAAATCGAAGATAGTGTTGATGGAATTCTACACACTCCATTATCCATGTTTACTTTAAAAGATAGTCTTAAAAGAGTTGGGGAAGAAGAAGATATTATACATTTTGTTGGAAAAGATGAAATATCTGCACATATAAAATATTGTCCTCATTGTGCAAGTAACCTAAGTGATTTTAACCAAAGTATTACTTTTTGCCCATATTGCGGTCAAATCATTAGACAAAAAGCATCTAATAAATAA
- a CDS encoding DUF4230 domain-containing protein, translating into MKSIITKIVSVVILCILIFIGIKHLHFNLFDKIFSHKTIISTELLSEEIRDIAELCSMKYYYKDLVVHGKPKPHTGDYYMATIEGELTAGINLDNLDIKRKDDIVTIKLEHAYFIDDSDYKRKVHEEDKSGWGTKIDYNKKKKWEIDRINKIKKRISNTFLVKADENIQDIIKNLFINYDLSEIKFEYY; encoded by the coding sequence ATGAAATCCATTATAACTAAAATAGTGAGTGTTGTAATACTATGTATTTTGATTTTCATAGGCATAAAACATCTGCATTTCAATTTGTTCGATAAAATATTTAGTCATAAAACAATTATCTCCACAGAATTATTATCAGAAGAAATAAGAGATATCGCAGAGTTATGTTCAATGAAATATTATTATAAGGATCTAGTTGTTCATGGAAAGCCAAAACCTCATACAGGAGATTACTATATGGCAACAATAGAAGGAGAGCTAACTGCAGGGATTAATCTTGACAATCTTGATATTAAACGAAAAGATGATATAGTAACTATTAAATTGGAGCATGCTTATTTTATTGACGATAGTGATTACAAACGTAAGGTTCACGAAGAAGATAAAAGCGGTTGGGGAACCAAAATAGATTATAATAAGAAGAAAAAATGGGAAATTGATAGGATTAATAAAATCAAAAAAAGAATATCCAATACTTTCTTAGTGAAGGCAGATGAAAATATACAGGATATCATAAAAAATTTATTTATCAACTATGATCTATCTGAAATCAAATTTGAGTATTATTAA
- a CDS encoding DUF4230 domain-containing protein has product MPTKSTKKQAKKAKNKFSIKYLLAAVIPILVIAGIIIHLNYDYIKMKNDLDNVNKAVKIGELRTKEYYYQELLRIEDVRNYIFGFNSKEKLAIVFEGIIKAGYKTDNIEMKIKKNKSDVIVKLDDPQILSNTIVSENAVLDEKGLFADISNDMIQEEYKEVKEDTEKRVREGLLKDAKINGEKILTKIVKGANPNIQKVEFVYSEVD; this is encoded by the coding sequence ATGCCTACAAAAAGCACAAAAAAACAAGCTAAAAAAGCTAAAAACAAATTCTCTATTAAATATTTGTTAGCTGCAGTTATTCCAATATTGGTTATTGCAGGAATAATAATTCACTTAAATTATGACTATATAAAAATGAAAAATGATTTAGATAATGTTAACAAAGCAGTTAAGATTGGTGAACTAAGGACCAAAGAATATTACTATCAGGAACTACTCCGTATTGAAGATGTAAGAAACTATATATTTGGATTTAACTCAAAAGAAAAACTAGCAATAGTCTTTGAAGGTATTATAAAAGCAGGTTACAAGACTGATAATATTGAAATGAAAATCAAAAAAAATAAAAGTGATGTCATTGTTAAATTGGATGACCCACAAATATTATCAAATACTATAGTTTCAGAAAATGCCGTATTAGACGAAAAAGGCTTATTTGCAGATATCAGTAATGACATGATACAAGAAGAATATAAAGAAGTTAAGGAAGATACTGAGAAAAGAGTTAGAGAAGGATTGTTAAAAGATGCCAAAATAAATGGTGAAAAAATCTTAACAAAAATAGTAAAAGGAGCAAATCCAAATATTCAAAAAGTAGAGTTTGTATATAGTGAAGTTGATTAA
- a CDS encoding methyl-accepting chemotaxis protein — MEGNIKISHEQKRYRYYNIMISIMFLLMILQMVIGVKMGNRSLILVISLSFLLVASVVITLILNKKSINTRSTIYITLIPMIICWSVIFGTSESIVVFSGMFPVLVLLVFLGRYKAIVITGSFNIGVTIFKIVGLLDNDNLSNVDKSVYIYLVLVLLIFSASCYMGAKILHNMMNRNRKMISNLEKSREEQDQMMNRLIDTSKVIYNHSNELNTIMEDMNIMSKDIEQSVEQIKEGAREGAEYTEKQLESTNNIQELINEASDTSLSISHTSKEIENVIGNGMEIVETLYDNNNVSNENNSRTFDIMQELKEKSDNIVDIIETIKSIEDQTNLLALNAAIEAARVGEAGKGFAVVADEIRHLAEQSSQSVNDITLIISELQEQTNKSLSAYEKLNKISEEQNKLVEDTKNVFGKIKTNMIDNTKKIDLLSSKISTIVEENRNIVGSANNLSAITQENYSSSENTVSLTYKYLTLSEKGNKILESLNETSEKISSN, encoded by the coding sequence ATGGAGGGAAATATTAAAATAAGTCATGAGCAAAAGAGATATAGATATTATAACATAATGATAAGTATTATGTTCTTGCTGATGATACTGCAAATGGTCATAGGTGTTAAAATGGGGAATCGCTCATTAATTCTAGTTATTTCTTTAAGTTTTCTTCTTGTTGCATCAGTTGTTATTACCCTTATATTGAATAAAAAAAGTATTAATACTAGGAGCACAATCTATATAACCTTGATACCAATGATTATATGTTGGTCTGTTATATTTGGTACTAGTGAAAGTATAGTTGTTTTCTCTGGTATGTTTCCAGTTTTAGTTTTACTGGTTTTCCTAGGACGTTATAAGGCAATAGTAATAACTGGCAGTTTCAATATAGGTGTAACTATTTTTAAAATAGTAGGATTATTAGATAATGATAACTTATCAAATGTTGATAAATCCGTTTATATCTATTTGGTTCTTGTACTGTTGATATTTTCTGCTTCCTGCTATATGGGAGCCAAGATATTACATAATATGATGAATAGAAATAGAAAGATGATCAGTAATCTTGAAAAGTCTAGAGAAGAGCAAGACCAGATGATGAATAGATTAATAGATACTAGCAAAGTTATCTATAATCATTCTAACGAACTTAATACTATTATGGAAGATATGAATATAATGTCCAAAGATATAGAACAATCAGTAGAACAGATAAAAGAAGGGGCTAGAGAAGGTGCTGAATATACAGAAAAACAGCTAGAATCAACTAATAATATTCAAGAGTTGATAAATGAAGCTTCTGATACATCCCTATCCATTAGTCATACATCAAAAGAAATAGAAAATGTAATTGGAAACGGTATGGAGATAGTTGAAACTTTGTATGATAATAATAATGTTTCCAATGAAAATAATTCTAGAACATTTGATATCATGCAAGAACTGAAAGAAAAGTCGGATAATATTGTAGATATCATAGAGACCATTAAGAGTATTGAGGACCAAACTAATCTATTGGCTCTAAACGCTGCAATAGAGGCTGCGAGAGTTGGGGAAGCAGGTAAAGGTTTTGCAGTCGTTGCAGATGAGATAAGACATTTGGCAGAACAGTCTTCGCAATCCGTCAATGATATTACATTAATCATTTCAGAATTACAAGAGCAAACCAATAAATCTCTGAGTGCATATGAAAAGCTTAATAAAATAAGTGAGGAACAAAACAAACTTGTTGAAGATACAAAAAATGTTTTTGGTAAAATTAAAACTAATATGATAGATAATACGAAAAAAATTGATTTGCTGTCCTCAAAAATATCTACGATTGTAGAGGAAAACAGGAATATAGTGGGTTCAGCTAATAACTTGTCAGCTATCACACAAGAAAATTATAGCAGCTCAGAAAATACGGTTTCATTGACCTATAAGTATCTTACATTATCAGAAAAAGGTAATAAGATCTTGGAAAGTCTTAACGAAACATCAGAAAAAATTAGTTCAAATTAG
- the trpB gene encoding tryptophan synthase subunit beta — MTHQFGKFGGQYVPEPVIEALNELEVAFNEAMQDEEFKNEYLYYMKDYVGRESPLYFAKNMTNKLGGAKIYLKREDLNHTGAHKINNAIGQILLAKRMGKKKIIAETGAGQHGVATATAAAMFNMECEIFMGEEDTKRQKLNVFRMELLGAKVTPVTRGTRTLSDAVDEAIEQWVERIKDTFYLLGSAVGPHPYPTMVREFQKIIGEEALRQIKEKEGRLPDYCIACVGGGSNAIGLFHEFNSYEEVELIGVEAAGKGVDTDLHAATMALGREGVVHGMNTIFIQDDEGNISPVYSISAGLDYPGVGPEHAHLKDIGRARYESITDDEAVNAFLYLSQTEGIIPAIESSHAIAYTMKFAPTLDKDKIIIVNLSGRGDKDVEAIESYLKANDKPISL; from the coding sequence ATGACACATCAATTTGGAAAATTCGGAGGACAATATGTACCAGAACCAGTAATCGAGGCTTTAAATGAATTGGAGGTAGCTTTTAACGAAGCTATGCAGGATGAAGAATTCAAAAATGAATATCTATATTACATGAAAGATTATGTGGGAAGAGAGTCACCACTATACTTTGCAAAAAATATGACAAATAAATTAGGTGGAGCTAAGATTTATCTGAAAAGAGAAGATCTTAATCATACAGGAGCTCACAAGATAAATAATGCAATAGGACAAATATTACTAGCTAAAAGAATGGGTAAGAAAAAGATAATCGCTGAAACAGGGGCAGGACAACACGGTGTAGCAACTGCTACAGCGGCAGCTATGTTCAACATGGAATGTGAGATTTTCATGGGAGAAGAGGACACTAAGAGACAGAAGCTCAATGTTTTCAGAATGGAATTACTAGGTGCAAAAGTCACTCCAGTAACAAGGGGAACTAGAACCCTAAGTGATGCAGTAGATGAAGCTATTGAGCAATGGGTAGAGAGAATAAAAGATACATTCTACCTATTAGGTTCAGCAGTAGGACCACATCCATATCCAACCATGGTTCGTGAATTTCAAAAAATCATAGGTGAAGAAGCTCTTAGACAGATAAAAGAAAAAGAAGGAAGACTTCCAGATTATTGTATCGCATGTGTAGGTGGAGGAAGTAACGCTATTGGTTTATTCCACGAATTCAATTCTTACGAAGAAGTTGAATTAATAGGTGTAGAAGCAGCAGGAAAAGGAGTAGATACTGATTTACATGCGGCAACGATGGCTCTTGGAAGAGAGGGTGTTGTTCATGGTATGAATACAATCTTTATCCAGGATGACGAAGGAAACATAAGCCCAGTATATTCAATATCAGCAGGATTGGATTATCCAGGTGTTGGACCAGAACATGCACATCTGAAAGATATTGGTAGAGCTAGATATGAATCCATTACAGATGATGAGGCAGTGAATGCATTCTTATATTTATCACAAACAGAAGGTATAATCCCTGCTATTGAAAGCTCACACGCAATTGCTTATACTATGAAATTTGCACCTACCCTTGATAAAGACAAGATTATCATAGTTAATTTATCAGGTAGAGGAGATAAAGATGTTGAAGCAATCGAAAGTTATCTAAAGGCTAATGATAAGCCAATTAGTCTATAA
- the trpS gene encoding tryptophan--tRNA ligase, producing the protein MNIVLTGDRPTGKLHIGHYVGSLKKRVSIQGKYDKSFIMIADTQALSDNALNPEKVRDSVIEVMLDYLSVGLKPELNTFFIQSLVPELAELTMYYMNFVNLGRLSRNPTVKAEMKQKGYGDQIPVGFLCYPISQAADITAFKANLIPVGDDQLPMIEQTNEIVRRINNHFNKNILVECKPLLSNVKRLPGIDGKAKMSKSLNNAIYLSDNRECISRKVMSMYTDPNHIRIEDPGNIEGNVVFKYLDAFDPNKDEVEKLKKHYEKGGLGDVTIKKRLIEVLDQELNPIRLRRQQLEENKDELLIMLKEGSEYARTIASDTLAELKKVFYLNY; encoded by the coding sequence ATGAATATTGTTTTAACAGGAGACAGACCCACAGGTAAGTTACACATCGGACATTACGTTGGATCGTTAAAAAAAAGAGTCTCTATACAAGGTAAATATGATAAAAGCTTTATTATGATAGCCGATACCCAAGCATTATCAGACAATGCTCTTAATCCAGAAAAAGTAAGAGATAGTGTTATAGAAGTAATGCTAGATTATCTATCGGTAGGGTTAAAACCAGAATTGAATACTTTTTTCATTCAATCATTAGTACCAGAATTAGCTGAACTCACTATGTATTATATGAACTTTGTTAATCTAGGAAGATTATCAAGAAATCCAACTGTGAAAGCAGAAATGAAGCAAAAAGGATATGGTGATCAGATTCCAGTTGGATTCTTATGTTATCCTATCAGTCAAGCTGCAGATATAACTGCATTCAAGGCTAATTTGATACCAGTTGGAGATGATCAGTTACCAATGATTGAACAGACAAACGAGATAGTCAGGCGTATAAACAATCATTTCAATAAAAATATTTTAGTGGAATGCAAACCATTATTATCAAATGTAAAAAGACTTCCTGGGATAGATGGAAAAGCTAAAATGAGTAAATCACTTAATAACGCAATATATCTTAGTGATAATAGAGAATGCATATCAAGAAAAGTAATGAGCATGTATACAGACCCTAATCATATTAGAATTGAGGACCCTGGAAATATAGAAGGTAATGTAGTTTTTAAATATCTAGATGCCTTTGACCCTAATAAAGATGAAGTAGAGAAACTAAAAAAACATTATGAAAAGGGTGGATTAGGAGATGTCACAATTAAAAAAAGATTGATTGAAGTCCTAGACCAAGAACTAAATCCTATTAGATTAAGAAGGCAACAACTTGAAGAAAATAAAGATGAATTGTTAATTATGTTAAAAGAAGGTAGTGAGTATGCACGGACTATAGCGTCGGATACTCTAGCAGAACTTAAGAAAGTATTCTATCTGAACTATTGA
- a CDS encoding response regulator transcription factor, with translation MEWCKIIVVDDEYLLRQGIMHMLDWEKYGFTIVGEATNATQTLELIEKVRPHIILCDIVMPNIDGIELSKIIKKRYPDIEIVILSGYDNFDYVKTAFKYGVADYILKPTLTADQLLDILIPLQKKIGQPVCDVKKEDDAGKQLLKMLEDKIIDEQLISNCFNESEYTIIGYQQCTNDSIDVSLVNDKINETFRDYKYMYIGKSQNIHIYIINHKSEQRLAINDKWNQLTINLENIIITVFLMKIDTINSSSNLLKAYQEIKNLSQYHFYGYENGHISVTLETYKCKDRLQFDTKEFMHIATSDPVSALEYLETYLNKLTFQNGLMGNEIKAIVQNVIYNLFNIIFINEDKYEEVNTKKILFFNNISNAITLKEIIEYFNEIKDYIESLINIGTTSRMMQQILDYINNNYKEQINLQEIAKEFHISYSYLSAYFNNHYKESFNDYLNGVRIQKAKEFLVEPSVQISYVSELVGYSSPNYFTKVFKKLTGYTPTTYRRMYMK, from the coding sequence ATGGAATGGTGCAAAATTATAGTTGTAGATGATGAATACTTATTGAGACAAGGTATCATGCATATGTTGGATTGGGAAAAGTATGGTTTTACAATTGTGGGGGAAGCAACTAATGCCACTCAGACATTAGAACTAATTGAAAAGGTACGTCCGCATATAATCTTATGCGACATAGTCATGCCTAATATTGACGGCATAGAACTATCTAAAATAATAAAAAAACGTTATCCGGATATTGAGATTGTAATTTTAAGTGGATATGATAATTTTGATTATGTAAAAACTGCGTTCAAGTATGGGGTTGCAGATTATATCCTAAAACCTACACTTACAGCAGACCAATTACTAGATATATTAATACCTCTACAAAAGAAAATTGGACAACCTGTATGTGATGTCAAAAAAGAAGATGATGCAGGAAAACAGCTTCTAAAAATGTTAGAGGATAAAATTATTGATGAACAATTAATAAGCAATTGTTTCAATGAATCAGAGTATACCATAATAGGTTATCAGCAATGTACTAATGATTCTATTGATGTCAGTTTAGTTAATGATAAGATTAATGAAACCTTCAGGGATTATAAATATATGTACATAGGTAAATCCCAAAACATACATATATACATTATTAATCATAAGTCAGAACAAAGACTTGCCATCAACGATAAATGGAATCAACTAACCATCAATCTTGAAAATATAATCATTACTGTTTTTTTAATGAAAATTGATACTATTAATTCATCTTCAAATCTCCTGAAAGCTTACCAAGAAATAAAAAATCTATCACAATACCATTTTTATGGATATGAAAATGGGCATATAAGCGTGACTTTGGAAACTTATAAATGCAAGGATAGATTACAATTTGATACAAAAGAGTTTATGCATATAGCTACATCCGACCCAGTAAGTGCCCTTGAATACTTGGAAACATATCTTAACAAACTAACTTTTCAAAATGGTCTTATGGGTAATGAGATAAAAGCCATTGTTCAAAACGTTATTTATAATCTTTTTAATATAATTTTTATTAATGAAGATAAATATGAGGAAGTAAATACCAAAAAGATCTTATTTTTCAATAATATCTCCAATGCTATTACTTTGAAAGAGATAATTGAATACTTTAATGAAATAAAAGATTATATAGAATCATTGATAAACATAGGAACTACAAGCAGGATGATGCAACAGATACTAGACTATATCAATAACAATTATAAAGAACAAATCAATCTTCAAGAGATAGCTAAGGAATTTCATATTAGCTATTCATATTTATCTGCTTATTTCAATAATCACTACAAAGAAAGTTTTAATGATTATCTCAATGGGGTTAGAATACAAAAGGCGAAAGAATTTCTAGTTGAACCTTCTGTTCAGATATCTTATGTTAGTGAGTTGGTTGGTTATTCATCCCCTAATTATTTTACCAAGGTTTTCAAAAAACTGACTGGTTACACACCAACAACCTACAGAAGGATGTATATGAAATGA
- a CDS encoding sensor histidine kinase, producing MRSRKIKSADKLIRLSLFSKIVLVTLCGLIISTVVVATVTISTGEKLYINTYNTSNQKIGDRIVDELKNLNYKAYNLMEEYGRSNNLKVYCTEYMPKAERFYKRYSLQNELFRINNNYGVPMFNIFVIGNNKNYYTDNYIGVTSTTKDKIMEMGFYKQYKQNPSNTYHYITSGFNGYASSQPSIVITKGLEEPINNTFFGDMFISITEENYSSLYKKYMVRGNDVIILSKTGQVLSSSMKKYIGEEREDILSMVKESIKSSKYIRTQFDQKPYLLTARYIQNMDFYLVILSDTSIVSKVFLKSKYYIILLSGIIALLTCSIILIITKKTTSRLTKLVDTMEVATESNFKQKVPIEGGYEVRRLSAAYNQMVLELESYIDKLIEEQEQRRAAELSALQMQINPHFMYNTLASIKYLAWQGDNKAVDEMINAFIALLQNTISKTDEMVTVEEEINNLKNYAKINSMRYGEKIQVSYYIDDKALEILIPKLLLQPIVENAFFHAFSNKENGDIKIFVSLLNDILTCEIIDNGDGINNKASNEKTSFKTYCKSIGLENTKQRLKLVYNDKASLSVQSTPNIGTSVKIVIAC from the coding sequence ATGAGATCAAGAAAAATAAAATCAGCAGATAAACTTATAAGACTTTCTTTATTTAGTAAAATTGTTCTTGTTACCTTGTGTGGTCTAATAATATCAACTGTAGTAGTAGCTACCGTGACAATCAGTACTGGAGAAAAATTATACATTAATACATATAATACATCTAATCAGAAGATTGGAGATAGAATAGTAGACGAACTAAAGAATCTGAATTATAAGGCATATAACTTAATGGAAGAATATGGGCGAAGCAACAATCTAAAAGTGTATTGTACAGAGTACATGCCAAAAGCTGAACGTTTCTATAAAAGGTATAGTCTACAAAATGAATTATTTCGAATAAATAATAATTATGGTGTACCTATGTTCAATATATTCGTTATAGGAAATAATAAAAATTATTATACAGACAATTATATAGGTGTCACTTCTACGACAAAAGATAAAATAATGGAGATGGGATTTTATAAACAGTATAAGCAAAATCCTTCTAATACTTACCATTATATAACAAGTGGATTCAATGGTTATGCTTCTTCACAACCATCTATTGTTATTACAAAAGGATTGGAAGAACCTATCAACAATACTTTTTTTGGGGATATGTTCATAAGTATTACAGAGGAAAATTACAGTTCCCTATATAAAAAATATATGGTAAGAGGAAATGACGTAATAATACTTAGCAAAACAGGACAAGTCCTATCAAGTAGTATGAAAAAATATATAGGAGAAGAACGTGAAGACATCCTTTCAATGGTAAAAGAATCTATAAAAAGTTCTAAGTATATACGTACCCAATTTGACCAGAAACCATATCTATTGACAGCTAGATATATTCAAAATATGGATTTTTATTTAGTTATCCTAAGTGATACCAGTATTGTATCTAAGGTTTTCTTGAAATCAAAGTATTATATTATACTTCTATCGGGTATAATTGCTTTATTAACATGTTCTATAATTCTTATAATAACCAAAAAGACAACTAGCAGATTAACCAAATTGGTAGATACTATGGAAGTAGCGACAGAATCCAATTTCAAACAAAAAGTTCCTATTGAAGGTGGTTATGAGGTAAGAAGACTAAGTGCGGCATATAATCAGATGGTACTGGAATTGGAATCATATATAGATAAGTTAATAGAAGAGCAAGAACAAAGAAGGGCAGCTGAACTATCAGCTCTACAGATGCAGATTAATCCTCATTTCATGTATAATACTCTAGCATCAATTAAATATCTAGCCTGGCAGGGAGATAATAAAGCCGTAGATGAGATGATTAATGCTTTTATAGCATTACTGCAAAATACAATATCGAAAACTGATGAAATGGTAACGGTAGAAGAAGAGATCAATAATCTGAAAAACTATGCAAAGATCAATAGTATGAGATATGGAGAAAAAATACAAGTATCTTACTATATTGATGATAAAGCATTAGAGATACTTATTCCCAAATTACTGTTACAGCCTATAGTTGAAAATGCCTTTTTTCATGCTTTTTCAAACAAAGAAAATGGTGATATCAAGATATTCGTTTCTCTACTGAATGATATATTGACTTGTGAAATCATTGACAATGGTGATGGTATAAATAATAAAGCATCAAATGAAAAAACAAGTTTTAAGACATATTGCAAAAGTATAGGCTTAGAAAATACAAAACAAAGATTAAAACTCGTATATAATGACAAAGCAAGTTTATCAGTTCAAAGCACTCCTAATATTGGTACATCAGTTAAAATAGTTATTGCTTGTTAG